In the genome of Amaranthus tricolor cultivar Red isolate AtriRed21 chromosome 15, ASM2621246v1, whole genome shotgun sequence, one region contains:
- the LOC130801932 gene encoding heavy metal-associated isoprenylated plant protein 21-like isoform X1 yields MLFLPSLASSKLAFLDSSNSQILKLTNGLDFYLYILNNLLLLHWMLSLFFNPFFSLFCLAFNQETKVKMGIFDHVVYLCDTTIREPKKRKPLQVVEIKVKLDCDGCERRVRNSVAHIKGVKSVEINRKINKITVTGNVEPKRVLHKVKNTGKFAEFWPFVPYEVVSYPYAAGVYNKKAPSGFVRNAPAAYSTGTDSLHDKYVQMFSDDNPNASCSIM; encoded by the exons ATGCTTTTCTTACCATCTTTAGCCAGCTCTAAATTAGCTTTTCTAGATTCATCAAATAGTCAAATACTTAAACTTACAAATGGTTTGGATTTCTACTTATATATACTCAATAATCTCTTACTCTTACATTGGATGCTATCTCTTTTTTTTAACCCTTTCTTTTCTCTGTTTTGTCTTGCTTTTAACCAAGAAACGAAGGTTAAAATGGGAATCTTCGACCATGTGGTGTACCTGTGTGATACTACTATTCGAGAGCCTAAGAAACGTAAGCCATTGCAG GTTGTAGAGATCAAGGTGAAATTGGATTGTGATGGTTGTGAAAGAAGAGTTAGGAATTCTGTCGCCCATATcaaag GGGTGAAATCAGTGGAGATAAAccgtaaaataaataaaataacggTAACGGGAAACGTGGAACCGAAAAGGGTGTTACACAAAGTGAAAAACACAGGGAAATTTGCAGAGTTTTGGCCATTTGTCCCATATGAAGTGGTAAGTTATCCTTATGCTGCAGGGGTTTACAACAAGAAAGCACCCTCTGGTTTTGTTAGAAATGCTCCAGCTGCTTATTCTACTGGAACTGATTCACTACATGACAAATATGTTCAAATGTTTAGTGATGATAATCCTAATGCTTCTTGTTCCATTATGTAA
- the LOC130801932 gene encoding heavy metal-associated isoprenylated plant protein 20-like isoform X2 has protein sequence MVWISTYIYSIISYSYIGCYLFFLTLSFLCFVLLLTKKRRLKWESSTMWCTCVILLFESLRNVVEIKVKLDCDGCERRVRNSVAHIKGVKSVEINRKINKITVTGNVEPKRVLHKVKNTGKFAEFWPFVPYEVVSYPYAAGVYNKKAPSGFVRNAPAAYSTGTDSLHDKYVQMFSDDNPNASCSIM, from the exons ATGGTTTGGATTTCTACTTATATATACTCAATAATCTCTTACTCTTACATTGGATGCTATCTCTTTTTTTTAACCCTTTCTTTTCTCTGTTTTGTCTTGCTTTTAACCAAGAAACGAAGGTTAAAATGGGAATCTTCGACCATGTGGTGTACCTGTGTGATACTACTATTCGAGAGCCTAAGAAAC GTTGTAGAGATCAAGGTGAAATTGGATTGTGATGGTTGTGAAAGAAGAGTTAGGAATTCTGTCGCCCATATcaaag GGGTGAAATCAGTGGAGATAAAccgtaaaataaataaaataacggTAACGGGAAACGTGGAACCGAAAAGGGTGTTACACAAAGTGAAAAACACAGGGAAATTTGCAGAGTTTTGGCCATTTGTCCCATATGAAGTGGTAAGTTATCCTTATGCTGCAGGGGTTTACAACAAGAAAGCACCCTCTGGTTTTGTTAGAAATGCTCCAGCTGCTTATTCTACTGGAACTGATTCACTACATGACAAATATGTTCAAATGTTTAGTGATGATAATCCTAATGCTTCTTGTTCCATTATGTAA